A DNA window from Desertibacillus haloalkaliphilus contains the following coding sequences:
- the fliR gene encoding flagellar biosynthetic protein FliR, with protein MVEWINQLPAFMLVTIRILAFFTTMPIFSYRNIPTIYKIGLAIYLAWIMIFTLDQPYIQMDSMFFLLIFKEVLVGLMVGLIAMIILYAIQVAGGFIDMMMGFMIANVVDPQTGAQTPLTGGYLYTFAILLLVVVDAHHLLLDGIYYSYQFIPIDQLTLPFGEEAVVHYVLTTFTTMFIIAFQMAFPIVGTLFLVDVALGMVSRAVPQMNVFVVGMPLKILVGLLLLMVTMPVFIMLIERLFGTILETMRTFMQLLGGL; from the coding sequence ATGGTGGAATGGATCAATCAACTTCCGGCATTTATGTTAGTGACGATAAGAATCCTTGCTTTTTTTACGACGATGCCTATTTTTTCATATCGTAACATCCCAACAATATATAAAATTGGATTAGCGATCTATCTCGCTTGGATAATGATCTTTACGTTGGATCAGCCATACATCCAAATGGATAGTATGTTTTTTTTATTGATTTTCAAAGAGGTTCTTGTTGGGCTTATGGTTGGTTTAATTGCAATGATCATCCTGTATGCGATTCAAGTTGCAGGTGGGTTTATTGACATGATGATGGGTTTTATGATCGCCAATGTTGTCGATCCACAGACAGGTGCACAAACCCCGTTAACAGGTGGGTATTTGTATACTTTTGCAATTCTATTATTAGTTGTCGTTGATGCTCACCATTTGCTTTTAGATGGAATTTACTACAGCTATCAGTTTATCCCAATTGATCAACTGACACTGCCGTTTGGCGAGGAGGCCGTGGTTCATTATGTCTTAACGACCTTTACGACGATGTTTATCATTGCCTTTCAAATGGCTTTTCCGATTGTCGGCACATTATTTTTGGTTGATGTCGCTTTAGGGATGGTGTCAAGGGCTGTGCCACAAATGAACGTCTTTGTCGTTGGGATGCCTCTGAAAATTTTAGTAGGGCTCCTTTTGCTTATGGTTACGATGCCTGTGTTTATTATGCTTATTGAACGTTTATTTGGGACGATTCTTGAGACCATGAGGACGTTCATGCAATTGCTAGGAGGTTTATAG
- a CDS encoding flagellar biosynthetic protein FliO — MSYEQVTYANVEQIGDGMVSGWFEEEGGDEAPPESQEQAQLDEEATNTEEDDQQIVTSPGDNELIENEESFFSIFVRMIGALAVVIVLIYALLRFFNNRTRAFQSHRTIQNVGGVGLGANRSVQLIKVGDRLLVVGVGESIQLLKEVTNKEEIDQMMRQQNEKNEVEPPFAKATAWLGKKMSPTKEVKKESDSQFGVLLDKQLKGVSKSQQKIHQVIKEKKHE; from the coding sequence ATGTCATACGAACAAGTAACCTACGCTAATGTCGAGCAAATAGGGGATGGTATGGTCTCTGGCTGGTTTGAAGAAGAAGGTGGAGATGAAGCACCACCTGAATCACAAGAGCAGGCTCAATTAGATGAAGAGGCTACTAATACAGAAGAAGATGATCAACAAATCGTGACATCTCCTGGAGATAACGAGCTGATTGAAAATGAGGAGAGCTTCTTCTCAATATTCGTACGAATGATTGGGGCGCTTGCGGTCGTTATAGTCCTTATTTATGCATTATTACGCTTTTTCAATAATCGTACACGAGCCTTTCAAAGTCATCGTACCATTCAAAATGTCGGTGGTGTAGGGCTAGGTGCCAACCGGTCGGTTCAGTTAATAAAAGTTGGGGATCGGCTATTAGTTGTTGGTGTCGGTGAGTCGATTCAATTACTGAAAGAAGTGACGAATAAAGAAGAGATTGACCAGATGATGAGACAACAAAACGAGAAAAATGAGGTTGAACCACCATTTGCTAAGGCGACTGCATGGCTTGGAAAAAAGATGAGTCCAACGAAAGAAGTGAAGAAAGAATCCGATTCGCAATTTGGTGTTTTGTTGGACAAGCAGTTAAAGGGTGTTTCAAAATCACAGCAAAAAATTCATCAGGTGATTAAGGAGAAAAAACATGAATGA
- the fliQ gene encoding flagellar biosynthesis protein FliQ — protein sequence MSSEFVVSMAERGVYTVIMVAGPLLVIALGLGLLVSIFQATTQIQEQTLAFIPKIVGVLLALVVFGPWMLSVVLNFSYQIFNNLHQFVG from the coding sequence GTGAGTTCAGAATTTGTCGTATCAATGGCTGAGAGAGGCGTGTATACCGTGATTATGGTAGCTGGCCCCCTCCTTGTAATAGCCCTGGGGTTAGGGTTACTTGTTAGTATTTTTCAAGCAACCACACAAATTCAGGAGCAGACGCTGGCCTTTATTCCGAAAATTGTTGGTGTTTTATTGGCACTCGTTGTTTTTGGCCCATGGATGCTGTCGGTCGTCTTAAATTTTTCTTATCAAATATTTAATAATTTACATCAGTTTGTAGGGTAA
- the fliP gene encoding flagellar type III secretion system pore protein FliP (The bacterial flagellar biogenesis protein FliP forms a type III secretion system (T3SS)-type pore required for flagellar assembly.), translated as MNEFIPGIDLDLFNDEPANVATTIQLLLILTVLSLAPSILILMTAFTRIVIVLSFVRTGLATQQMPPNQVLIGLALFLTFFIMAPVFSEVNEQALTPFLDGEIGQEEAFDRAATPMKEFMANHTREKDLALFMGYAGLDRPESIDDIPLTALVPAFAISELKTAFQIGFLIFVPFLVIDMIVASVLMAMGMMMLPPVMIALPFKILLFVMVDGWYLVVQSLLLSY; from the coding sequence ATGAATGAATTTATTCCAGGAATCGACCTTGATCTATTTAATGATGAACCAGCTAATGTGGCTACAACGATTCAGCTATTATTAATACTTACCGTTCTCTCATTAGCACCGAGTATATTAATTTTAATGACTGCTTTCACCCGAATTGTGATTGTATTATCGTTTGTGCGTACTGGATTAGCGACCCAACAAATGCCACCGAATCAAGTGCTCATAGGCCTCGCCTTATTTTTAACCTTCTTTATCATGGCCCCAGTATTTTCTGAGGTAAATGAACAGGCGTTAACACCATTTTTAGATGGTGAAATTGGGCAAGAGGAAGCATTTGATCGTGCGGCAACACCAATGAAGGAATTTATGGCAAATCATACGCGTGAGAAGGATTTAGCCCTTTTTATGGGCTATGCGGGGTTAGATCGTCCTGAATCAATTGATGATATACCATTAACGGCACTTGTTCCAGCTTTTGCGATTAGTGAATTGAAAACGGCTTTTCAAATCGGCTTTTTAATTTTTGTTCCATTTTTAGTGATCGATATGATTGTCGCAAGTGTTTTAATGGCCATGGGGATGATGATGTTACCACCGGTCATGATCGCTTTACCATTTAAAATTCTCTTATTTGTGATGGTTGATGGATGGTATTTAGTTGTACAATCGTTGTTATTAAGCTATTAA
- a CDS encoding response regulator — protein MAQSVLIVDDAAFMRMMIKDILTKNGYEIAGEAVDGAEAVEKYKEVSPDLVTMDITMPEMDGITALKEIKKFDPNAKIIMCSAMGQQAMVIDAIQEGAKDFIVKPFQADRVLEAIKKTIG, from the coding sequence TTTATGCGGATGATGATCAAAGATATTTTAACGAAAAATGGATATGAAATAGCTGGTGAAGCAGTTGATGGCGCAGAAGCGGTCGAGAAATATAAAGAGGTATCGCCTGATCTCGTTACAATGGATATTACGATGCCTGAAATGGATGGGATCACAGCGTTGAAGGAAATCAAAAAATTTGATCCCAATGCAAAGATCATTATGTGCTCTGCCATGGGACAGCAGGCCATGGTGATTGATGCCATTCAAGAAGGTGCAAAAGACTTTATTGTAAAACCATTCCAAGCGGACCGTGTGCTGGAGGCCATCAAAAAAACAATTGGATAA